The following proteins come from a genomic window of Pseudomonas sp. WJP1:
- a CDS encoding amino acid ABC transporter substrate-binding protein, translating into MKMLKSTLAVVTAAAVLGVSGFAQAGATLDAVQKKGFVQCGVSDGLPGFSVPDSTGKIVGIDADYCRAVAAAVFGDATKVKFSQLNAKERFTALQSGEIDILSRNTTMTSSRDAGMGLKFPGFITYYDGIGFLVNNKLGVKSAKELDGATICIQAGTTTELNVSDYFRGNGLKYTPITFDTSDESAKSLESGRCDVLTSDKSQLFAQRSKLASPKDYVVLPETISKEPLGPVVRNGDDEWLAIVRWVGYAMLNAEEAGITSKNVEAEAKGTKNPDVARLLGTDGEYGKDLKVKKDWVVQVVKQVGNYGEVFEKNLGKSTPLEIDRGLNALWNAGGIQYAPPVR; encoded by the coding sequence ATGAAGATGTTGAAATCCACCCTGGCAGTCGTGACTGCAGCCGCAGTACTCGGCGTCAGCGGGTTCGCTCAGGCGGGCGCGACCCTGGATGCAGTGCAGAAGAAAGGTTTCGTACAGTGCGGCGTCAGCGATGGCCTGCCTGGTTTCTCGGTTCCGGATTCCACCGGCAAGATCGTCGGTATCGATGCCGACTACTGCCGTGCCGTGGCCGCTGCCGTCTTCGGTGACGCGACCAAGGTCAAGTTCAGCCAGTTGAACGCCAAGGAGCGCTTCACCGCGCTGCAGTCGGGCGAAATCGACATCCTGTCGCGCAACACCACCATGACCAGCTCCCGTGACGCGGGCATGGGTCTGAAATTCCCTGGCTTCATCACTTACTACGACGGCATCGGCTTCCTGGTCAACAACAAGCTGGGCGTCAAGAGCGCCAAAGAGCTGGACGGCGCGACCATCTGCATCCAGGCCGGTACCACCACCGAACTGAACGTTTCCGACTATTTCCGCGGCAACGGTCTGAAATACACCCCGATCACTTTCGACACCTCCGACGAGAGCGCCAAGTCGCTGGAATCCGGTCGTTGCGACGTACTGACCTCCGACAAATCCCAGCTGTTCGCCCAACGCAGCAAGCTGGCCTCGCCGAAGGACTACGTGGTGCTGCCGGAAACCATTTCCAAGGAGCCACTGGGCCCGGTCGTGCGTAACGGCGACGACGAGTGGCTGGCCATCGTGCGCTGGGTTGGCTACGCCATGCTCAACGCCGAAGAAGCAGGCATCACCTCGAAGAACGTCGAGGCTGAAGCCAAGGGCACCAAGAACCCGGACGTCGCTCGTTTGCTGGGCACCGACGGTGAATACGGTAAAGACCTGAAAGTGAAGAAAGACTGGGTCGTGCAGGTCGTCAAGCAAGTCGGCAACTACGGTGAAGTGTTCGAGAAAAACCTCGGCAAGAGCACTCCGCTGGAAATCGACCGCGGGCTGAACGCCTTGTGGAACGCTGGCGGCATTCAATACGCACCACCAGTGCGCTGA
- a CDS encoding amino acid ABC transporter permease: MQNSIGAPKQRLSLSDPRVRAWVFQIITIVAVVSLGWYLFDNTQTNLQHRGITSGFDFLERSAGFGIAQHLIAYTEADSYARVFVIGLLNTLLVTFIGVILATILGFIVGVARLSKNWIIAKVATVYVEVFRNIPPLLQILFWYFAVFLTMPGPRNSHNFGDTFFVSSRGLNMPAALMADGFWAFVISIVVAIVAIVLMTRWANKRFEATGEPFHKFWVGLALFLVIPALCALIFGAPVHWEMPKLQGFNFVGGWVLIPELLALTLALTVYTAAFIAEIVRSGIKSVSHGQTEAAHSLGLRNGPTLRKVIIPQALRVIIPPLTSQYLNLAKNSSLAAGIGYPEMVSLFAGTVLNQTGQAIEVIAITMSVYLAISISISLLMNWYNKRIALIER; the protein is encoded by the coding sequence ATGCAAAATTCAATCGGCGCACCAAAGCAGAGGCTCAGCCTCAGCGATCCAAGAGTGCGTGCGTGGGTATTCCAGATCATCACCATTGTCGCGGTGGTCTCGCTAGGCTGGTATCTGTTCGACAACACACAGACCAACCTGCAACACCGGGGCATCACCTCCGGTTTTGACTTTCTGGAGCGCAGTGCCGGGTTCGGCATCGCTCAACACCTGATCGCCTACACCGAAGCGGACAGCTATGCCCGGGTGTTTGTCATCGGCTTGCTCAACACCTTGCTGGTGACCTTCATCGGCGTGATCCTGGCGACGATCCTGGGCTTCATCGTCGGTGTGGCACGGCTGTCGAAGAACTGGATCATCGCCAAGGTGGCGACGGTGTACGTGGAAGTTTTCCGTAACATCCCGCCGCTGCTACAGATCCTGTTCTGGTACTTCGCGGTATTCCTGACCATGCCGGGGCCGCGCAACAGCCACAACTTCGGCGACACCTTCTTCGTCAGCAGCCGCGGCCTGAACATGCCGGCGGCGCTGATGGCCGATGGGTTCTGGGCGTTCGTGATCAGCATCGTCGTGGCCATTGTCGCCATCGTGCTGATGACCCGCTGGGCCAACAAGCGCTTCGAAGCCACCGGCGAGCCGTTCCACAAGTTCTGGGTCGGCCTGGCGCTGTTCCTGGTGATCCCGGCCCTGTGCGCCCTGATTTTCGGCGCACCTGTGCACTGGGAAATGCCGAAGCTGCAAGGCTTCAACTTCGTCGGTGGCTGGGTGCTGATCCCGGAATTGCTGGCCTTGACCCTGGCACTGACGGTGTACACCGCGGCGTTCATCGCCGAGATCGTGCGTTCGGGCATCAAGTCGGTCAGCCACGGCCAGACCGAGGCGGCGCATTCCCTCGGCCTGCGCAACGGTCCGACCCTGCGCAAGGTGATCATCCCGCAAGCCCTGCGCGTGATCATTCCACCGCTGACCAGCCAATACCTGAACCTGGCGAAGAACTCCTCGCTGGCGGCCGGTATCGGTTATCCGGAGATGGTGTCGCTGTTCGCCGGCACGGTGCTGAACCAGACCGGACAGGCGATCGAGGTGATTGCCATCACCATGAGCGTGTACCTGGCGATCAGCATCAGCATTTCCCTGCTGATGAACTGGTACAACAAGCGCATTGCGCTGATCGAGCGGTAA
- a CDS encoding amino acid ABC transporter permease, with amino-acid sequence MSTHTFKPDMPPPAKVFGPMAWMRANMFSSWLNTLLTLFAFYLIYLVVPPILQWAILDANWVGTSQADCTKEGACWVFIQQRFGQFMYGYYPPVLRWRVDLTVWLAIVGVAPLFISRFHHKAVYGLSFLVLYPIIAWCLLHGGVLGLDAVATSQWGGLMLTLVIATVGIAGALPLGIVLALGRRSNMPAIRVVCVTFIEFWRGVPLITVLFMSSVMLPLFLPEGMNFDKLLRALIGVILFQSAYVAEVVRGGLQAIPKGQYEAAAAMGLGYWRSMGLVILPQALKLVIPGIVNTFIALFKDTSLVIIIGLFDLLNSVKQAAADPKWLGMATEGYVFAALVFWIFCFGMSRYSMHLERKLDTGHKR; translated from the coding sequence ATGAGTACTCATACTTTCAAACCCGACATGCCACCGCCGGCCAAGGTCTTCGGCCCGATGGCGTGGATGCGCGCGAACATGTTCTCCAGCTGGCTCAACACCCTGCTGACCTTGTTTGCGTTCTACCTGATTTACCTGGTGGTGCCACCGATCCTGCAGTGGGCGATTCTCGATGCCAACTGGGTCGGCACCTCCCAGGCCGACTGCACCAAGGAGGGCGCCTGCTGGGTGTTCATCCAGCAGCGCTTCGGCCAGTTCATGTACGGCTACTACCCGCCGGTACTGCGCTGGCGCGTGGACCTGACGGTGTGGCTGGCGATTGTCGGCGTGGCGCCGTTGTTCATCTCGCGCTTTCACCATAAGGCGGTGTACGGGCTGAGCTTCCTGGTGCTGTACCCGATCATTGCCTGGTGCCTGCTGCATGGCGGCGTATTGGGTCTGGACGCCGTGGCGACCAGCCAGTGGGGCGGCCTGATGCTGACCCTGGTGATCGCCACCGTCGGCATTGCCGGTGCATTGCCGCTGGGCATCGTCCTGGCGTTGGGCCGTCGTTCCAACATGCCGGCGATTCGTGTGGTCTGCGTGACCTTCATCGAATTCTGGCGCGGCGTGCCGTTGATCACGGTGCTGTTCATGTCCTCGGTGATGCTGCCGTTGTTCCTGCCTGAAGGCATGAACTTCGACAAGCTGCTGCGGGCGCTGATTGGCGTGATCCTGTTCCAGTCGGCCTACGTGGCCGAAGTGGTGCGCGGCGGCCTGCAAGCGATCCCTAAAGGACAGTACGAAGCCGCCGCGGCAATGGGCCTGGGCTACTGGCGCAGCATGGGCCTGGTGATTCTGCCGCAAGCCCTGAAGCTGGTGATCCCCGGCATCGTCAACACCTTCATCGCGCTGTTCAAGGACACGAGCCTGGTGATCATCATCGGCCTGTTCGACCTGCTCAACAGCGTCAAGCAAGCCGCCGCCGACCCGAAATGGCTGGGCATGGCCACTGAAGGCTATGTGTTCGCCGCCCTGGTGTTCTGGATTTTCTGTTTTGGTATGTCGCGCTATTCCATGCATCTGGAACGCAAGCTCGACACAGGCCACAAGCGTTAG
- a CDS encoding amino acid ABC transporter ATP-binding protein, with protein MSEAIKKPVSPEGIIQMQGVNKWYGQFHVLKDINLNVKQGERIVLCGPSGSGKSTTIRCLNRLEEHQQGRIVVDGVELTNDLKQIEAIRREVGMVFQHFNLFPHLTILQNCTLAPMWVRKMPKRKAEEIAMHYLERVRIPEQAHKYPGQLSGGQQQRVAIARALCMKPKIMLFDEPTSALDPEMVKEVLDTMIGLAEDGMTMLCVTHEMGFARTVANRVIFMDKGEIVEQAAPNDFFDNPQNERTKLFLSQILH; from the coding sequence ATGAGCGAAGCAATCAAGAAGCCTGTGAGCCCTGAAGGCATTATCCAGATGCAGGGCGTGAACAAGTGGTACGGCCAGTTCCACGTACTCAAGGACATCAACCTCAACGTCAAGCAGGGCGAGCGTATCGTGCTGTGCGGCCCGTCGGGTTCCGGCAAGTCCACCACCATCCGCTGCCTCAACCGCCTGGAAGAACACCAGCAGGGCCGCATCGTGGTCGATGGCGTGGAACTGACCAACGACCTCAAGCAGATCGAAGCGATCCGCCGTGAAGTCGGCATGGTGTTCCAGCATTTCAACCTGTTCCCGCACCTGACCATCCTGCAGAACTGCACCCTGGCGCCGATGTGGGTGCGCAAGATGCCCAAGCGCAAGGCCGAGGAAATCGCCATGCACTACCTGGAACGCGTACGCATTCCGGAGCAGGCGCACAAGTACCCGGGGCAACTGTCCGGCGGTCAGCAACAGCGTGTGGCGATTGCCCGTGCGCTGTGCATGAAACCGAAAATCATGCTGTTCGACGAACCGACGTCGGCACTCGACCCCGAGATGGTGAAAGAGGTGCTGGACACCATGATCGGCCTGGCTGAAGACGGCATGACCATGCTCTGCGTGACCCACGAAATGGGCTTTGCCCGTACCGTGGCCAACCGCGTGATCTTCATGGACAAGGGTGAAATCGTCGAACAGGCCGCGCCGAACGACTTCTTCGACAACCCGCAGAATGAACGCACCAAGCTGTTCCTGAGCCAGATCCTGCATTGA
- a CDS encoding LysR family transcriptional regulator encodes MDTLQNMRAFSYVAEAGSFTAAAVQLDTTTANVSRAVSNLEAHLQTRLLNRTTRRIALTEAGKRYLLRCEQILTYVEEAEAEASDAHARPAGQLKVHTMTGIGQHFVIDAIARYRKTHPDVTFDLTMANRVPDLLDEGYDVSIVLASELPDSGFVSQRLGITYSIVCASPAYVKANGCAQKPSDLLNHACLRLVSPVIPLEKWAFDGPEGQEMVTINSSPFLVNSADAMKTAITSGMGVGVLPLYAAIDGLRNGTLVRVMPKYRSQELNLYAIYPSRQYLDAKIKTWVEYLRGSLPELLAAHQAELAAYELSGSLAGARVAT; translated from the coding sequence ATGGACACATTGCAAAACATGCGCGCCTTCAGTTACGTGGCCGAGGCCGGCAGCTTCACCGCCGCCGCCGTGCAACTGGACACCACCACGGCCAACGTCTCGCGCGCGGTCTCCAACCTGGAAGCCCACCTGCAAACCCGTCTGCTCAACCGAACGACACGACGCATCGCCCTGACCGAAGCCGGCAAGCGCTATTTGCTGCGCTGCGAGCAGATTTTGACGTACGTCGAAGAAGCCGAAGCCGAGGCCAGCGACGCCCACGCGCGCCCGGCCGGGCAGCTCAAGGTGCACACCATGACCGGCATCGGCCAGCACTTCGTGATCGACGCCATCGCCCGCTATCGCAAGACCCACCCGGACGTGACCTTCGACCTGACCATGGCCAACCGCGTACCGGACCTGCTGGACGAGGGCTACGACGTGTCCATCGTGCTCGCCAGCGAACTGCCGGACTCCGGTTTTGTGTCCCAGCGCCTGGGGATTACCTACAGCATCGTTTGTGCGTCGCCGGCCTACGTGAAAGCCAACGGCTGCGCGCAAAAACCCAGCGACCTGCTGAACCACGCCTGCCTGCGCCTGGTGAGCCCGGTCATCCCCCTGGAAAAGTGGGCCTTCGACGGTCCCGAGGGCCAGGAAATGGTCACCATCAACAGCTCGCCGTTCCTGGTGAACTCGGCTGACGCGATGAAAACCGCGATCACCAGCGGCATGGGCGTCGGCGTACTGCCGCTGTATGCCGCGATCGACGGCTTGCGTAACGGCACGCTGGTGCGGGTGATGCCCAAATACCGCTCCCAGGAGCTGAACCTGTACGCGATCTATCCGTCGCGGCAGTACCTGGATGCGAAGATCAAGACCTGGGTGGAGTACCTGCGTGGTTCGTTGCCGGAGTTGTTGGCGGCGCATCAGGCGGAATTGGCCGCGTATGAATTGAGCGGCAGTCTCGCCGGGGCGCGAGTGGCGACCTGA
- a CDS encoding efflux transporter outer membrane subunit, protein MPRRISRALQPLSILALTLAISGCIGTGGISPQGKALEVDSLATDEAIQSAAQDAHWPTAQWWQAYGDPQLNRWIDLAVQGSPSMAMAAARVRQARSMAGVAESAESLQINGESTLKRHNWPTDQFYGPGDLANSTTWDNNAALGFSYALDLWGRESNATERAVDMAHMTVAEARQAQLELQNNIVRVYIELSLHYAQRDIVEATLKQQQQILDLAQKRLDGGIGTHFEVSQAQTPLPETHRQIDALDEEIALSRNQLAALAGKGPGEGAQLQRPTLSLGAALKLPSSLPAQLLGQRPDVVASRWQVAAQARGIDVAHAGFYPNVDLVGSLGYMATGGGALEFLTGRKLNYNVGPAISLPIFDGGRLRAELGEASAGYDIAVARYNQTLVNALKNISDQLIRRESMDKQQTFAAESVATAQKTYDIAMIAYQRGLTDYLNVLNAQTLLFKQQQVQQQVQAARLSAHAELVTALGGGLGAGNDVPKDSQTAAPKTPVLLR, encoded by the coding sequence GTGCCGCGTCGCATCAGCAGAGCGCTTCAACCCCTCAGTATTCTGGCTTTAACCCTGGCAATCAGCGGCTGCATCGGAACCGGAGGTATTTCCCCCCAGGGCAAGGCGCTGGAGGTTGATTCACTGGCCACCGACGAAGCCATCCAGAGCGCGGCACAGGATGCGCATTGGCCCACCGCCCAATGGTGGCAGGCTTATGGCGATCCGCAACTCAATCGCTGGATCGACCTCGCCGTGCAAGGCAGCCCGAGCATGGCCATGGCCGCCGCGCGGGTGCGTCAGGCCCGGTCCATGGCCGGTGTGGCCGAGTCGGCCGAATCGTTGCAAATCAACGGCGAGTCGACCCTCAAGCGCCACAACTGGCCCACCGATCAGTTCTATGGCCCCGGCGATCTGGCCAACAGTACCACCTGGGACAACAACGCCGCGCTGGGCTTCAGTTACGCCCTCGACCTCTGGGGCCGTGAAAGCAATGCCACCGAGCGTGCCGTGGACATGGCCCACATGACGGTCGCCGAAGCGCGTCAGGCGCAGCTCGAATTGCAGAACAACATCGTGCGCGTCTACATCGAGCTCTCGCTGCATTACGCGCAGCGGGACATCGTTGAGGCGACATTGAAGCAGCAACAGCAAATCCTCGATCTGGCGCAAAAACGCCTGGATGGCGGCATCGGCACCCATTTCGAAGTCAGCCAGGCCCAGACGCCGCTGCCGGAAACCCATCGCCAGATCGATGCACTGGACGAGGAAATCGCCCTGAGCCGCAACCAACTGGCCGCACTCGCAGGCAAGGGACCGGGGGAGGGTGCGCAATTGCAACGGCCGACCCTGTCGCTGGGCGCTGCGCTGAAACTGCCGTCGTCGTTGCCGGCGCAGTTGCTCGGGCAACGTCCGGACGTGGTCGCCAGCCGCTGGCAAGTGGCGGCGCAGGCCCGGGGGATCGATGTGGCGCATGCCGGCTTCTATCCCAACGTCGATCTGGTCGGCAGCCTGGGCTACATGGCCACGGGGGGCGGGGCGCTGGAGTTCCTGACCGGCAGGAAACTCAACTACAACGTGGGGCCGGCGATTTCCCTGCCGATTTTCGACGGCGGCCGTTTGCGCGCGGAGCTGGGTGAGGCTTCGGCGGGGTATGACATTGCCGTGGCCAGGTACAACCAGACCCTGGTCAATGCCCTGAAGAACATCTCCGATCAATTGATTCGTCGCGAGTCCATGGACAAGCAGCAAACCTTCGCCGCCGAGTCGGTGGCCACGGCGCAGAAAACCTACGACATCGCGATGATCGCTTACCAGCGCGGGCTCACCGATTACCTCAACGTGCTCAATGCGCAGACGCTGTTGTTCAAGCAGCAGCAGGTGCAGCAACAGGTGCAGGCGGCGCGATTGAGTGCGCATGCGGAACTGGTGACGGCGCTCGGCGGTGGGCTTGGTGCGGGCAACGATGTGCCGAAAGACAGCCAGACCGCCGCTCCGAAGACCCCGGTCCTTTTGCGGTGA
- a CDS encoding FUSC family protein, which produces MTPLPAPLRWLYSLEWRRGFFDWARSDGVTWVYIFKVLIAAFLTLWLAMRLELPQPRTAMITVFIVMQPQSGQVFAKSFYRFLGTLAGSAVMVALIALFAQNTELFLGALAIWVGICSAGAARSRNFRAYGFVLAGYTAAMVGLPALAHPEGAFMMAVWRVLEISLGILCSTLVSAAILPQSASASMRNALYQRFGVFALFVTDGLRGRSKRDAFEASNVRFIAEAVGLEGLRSVTVFEDPHMRRRNGRLSRLNSEFMGITTRFNALHQLLERLRSSGCDHAEAAIKPGLQELAELLDGFSGRALTSTDAARLVTALTAYKEGLPSRVRSLRAIYQQSNPTEAEQLDFHTAYELLYRFVDDLHSYAQTHASLADHSHERENWDEPFTPQTNWLASAASGIRASFILLVLGSYWVATAWPSGATMTLVAAATVGLSAATPNPKRMAFQMACGTLLGAVIGFAEMFFIYPWIDGFPLLCVMLAPVFVLGAFLASRPQYAGVGVGLLIFFSIGSVPDNLTVYNPYTFINDYIAMVIGMLVCAAAGAIILPPNSRWLWRRLEQDLRGQVVYAISGKLKGLASSFESRTRDLVHQAYGFAAGQPQVQRDLLRWMFVVLEVGHAIIELRKEQAILPVHPAYAESQPWRQSIRVMGRSLVRLFLQPGQSNLERALIAVDHAISRVQATDEPFAPHFDTSALRRVKSYLHFIRTSLLDPQSPLSSYAQAPRT; this is translated from the coding sequence ATGACCCCCTTGCCCGCACCCTTGCGCTGGCTGTACTCCCTCGAATGGCGCCGGGGTTTTTTCGACTGGGCACGCAGCGATGGCGTGACCTGGGTCTACATTTTCAAAGTATTGATCGCAGCATTCCTGACCCTGTGGCTGGCCATGCGCCTGGAATTGCCGCAGCCGCGCACGGCGATGATCACCGTGTTCATCGTCATGCAGCCGCAAAGCGGCCAGGTGTTCGCCAAGAGTTTCTATCGCTTCCTCGGCACCTTGGCCGGTTCGGCGGTGATGGTGGCGTTGATCGCCCTGTTTGCGCAGAACACCGAACTGTTCCTCGGCGCGCTGGCGATCTGGGTCGGCATCTGCTCGGCGGGCGCGGCGCGCAGTCGCAACTTCCGCGCCTATGGTTTCGTGCTGGCCGGCTACACCGCGGCGATGGTCGGATTGCCGGCGCTGGCGCACCCCGAGGGCGCGTTCATGATGGCGGTCTGGCGGGTGCTGGAAATCTCCCTGGGGATTCTCTGCTCGACACTGGTCAGCGCCGCGATCCTGCCGCAAAGCGCCAGTGCCTCCATGCGCAATGCCTTGTATCAACGCTTCGGTGTGTTTGCCCTGTTCGTCACCGACGGCTTGCGCGGTCGCAGCAAGCGCGACGCATTCGAGGCCAGCAACGTGCGCTTCATCGCCGAGGCAGTCGGGTTGGAAGGACTGCGCAGCGTGACGGTGTTCGAAGACCCGCACATGCGTCGGCGCAACGGTCGTCTCAGTCGCCTGAACAGCGAGTTCATGGGCATCACCACGCGTTTCAACGCCTTGCACCAGTTGCTCGAACGCTTGCGCAGCAGCGGCTGCGACCATGCGGAGGCGGCGATCAAACCGGGTTTGCAGGAACTCGCAGAGCTGCTCGACGGCTTCAGCGGCCGCGCCCTGACCAGCACTGATGCTGCACGGCTGGTCACAGCGCTGACGGCGTACAAGGAAGGTTTGCCGTCACGGGTGCGCAGCCTGCGGGCGATCTATCAGCAGAGCAACCCGACTGAAGCCGAACAACTGGATTTCCACACCGCCTACGAACTGCTCTATCGCTTCGTCGATGACTTGCACAGTTATGCACAGACCCACGCGTCCCTGGCGGATCACAGTCATGAGCGAGAGAATTGGGACGAACCCTTCACACCGCAAACCAACTGGCTGGCGTCGGCGGCTTCGGGGATTCGTGCCTCGTTCATTCTCCTGGTGCTGGGCAGCTATTGGGTGGCCACGGCGTGGCCGAGCGGGGCAACCATGACCTTGGTCGCCGCTGCCACCGTGGGGCTGTCCGCCGCCACGCCGAACCCCAAGCGCATGGCGTTCCAGATGGCTTGCGGCACCTTGCTCGGAGCGGTGATCGGCTTCGCCGAGATGTTTTTCATTTACCCGTGGATCGATGGTTTCCCCTTGCTGTGCGTGATGCTCGCACCGGTGTTCGTGCTGGGCGCGTTCCTGGCATCGCGGCCGCAATACGCGGGCGTCGGGGTGGGCTTGCTGATCTTTTTCAGCATCGGTTCGGTGCCGGACAACCTCACGGTCTACAACCCCTACACCTTCATCAACGACTACATCGCCATGGTGATCGGCATGCTGGTGTGCGCGGCAGCCGGGGCAATCATCCTGCCGCCCAACAGCCGCTGGTTGTGGCGACGCCTGGAACAGGATCTGCGTGGCCAGGTGGTGTACGCCATCAGCGGCAAGCTCAAGGGCCTGGCGTCGAGTTTCGAAAGCCGCACCCGCGACCTGGTGCATCAGGCCTACGGCTTCGCGGCGGGGCAGCCGCAGGTCCAGCGCGACCTGCTGCGCTGGATGTTCGTGGTGCTGGAAGTCGGGCACGCGATCATCGAATTGCGCAAGGAACAGGCGATCCTGCCGGTGCACCCGGCCTATGCCGAGTCGCAGCCGTGGCGCCAGTCGATCCGCGTGATGGGCCGTTCGCTGGTGCGGCTGTTCCTGCAACCGGGCCAGAGCAATCTGGAGCGCGCCCTGATCGCCGTCGACCACGCCATCAGCCGCGTGCAAGCCACCGATGAACCCTTCGCCCCGCACTTCGATACGTCGGCGTTGCGTCGGGTTAAGAGCTACCTGCACTTCATTCGCACTTCGTTGCTGGATCCGCAATCGCCCCTGTCCAGTTACGCCCAGGCCCCAAGGACTTGA
- a CDS encoding DUF1656 domain-containing protein → MPREIAFHGVYMPTMTLMFLIAAVLAWGFDRCLSGFDLYRFFWHPALLRLSLFTCLFGALALTVYR, encoded by the coding sequence ATGCCCCGTGAAATCGCCTTCCACGGCGTCTACATGCCGACCATGACCCTGATGTTTTTGATTGCCGCGGTGTTGGCCTGGGGATTTGACCGATGCCTGTCCGGGTTCGACCTGTACCGCTTTTTTTGGCACCCGGCGCTGCTGCGCCTGAGCCTGTTTACCTGTCTGTTCGGCGCCCTGGCGCTGACTGTCTACCGTTGA